The genomic interval attgatttgcaaaatggtattattcagttatttgatcgaattgtgttattgatttacaaaacggtattattcaattacttgatcaaatttgtgttagatgaatgttgtaaattgtgaaatagaattgtgaatcatttgatttgtgaactgccaataaaagatttatatatcgatttcaaattgttattgtgtaccatcgagtaaattttactcactgATAGCTTTCATTGTCACGCGGTGGATAGATCGATAGAGCGgccagactaggtcgctagtactacattgagagatcatctggtatattgagtataccagttTCTCgtgattttatattgtaatgtatgttcaccgtatgtatatagtgttcttggttttgagcagttgtaaattaaaattgtacattaaagttgtaaagtaaattatgagttattttgacttgtaaaaaaaattgtattatatttcttgtatctcagtctttgaaaaattactatggatttgagttgagaaatatgttgtgttgagaaacatgttggagttgagatttggaaatatatattgaagtgctttttacaggcttttctaaagaactgttttatccaaaatatagatggcactctgccaaaatttttatagaaattccaaataattcaaatgtgttagttctatcacttggttcaaaaggttttaacactgtaaatagtgctcaccactataaaagaagtaagaaaagtttttaaaatcccttgtagtgtatttaatgggttatcagtagacggagttggtaattcattaggtacactatgggatcatgttatgccttacagaggggtagggtgtgacatttggaaatgctgaaaatgatattgaattgagtttgaactgtgttgaggagactgatttgagttgagccatattggagtttgggattgaacaaatatattggaagtgctttttataggtttttgaagaactgttttgctccaaatacagatggcactctaccgaaatttttataaaaattattaatacttgaTTTGTTATTCGATTTCActtgatttaaaaaaatttaacacttgtcaaaagtgctcaccactataaaagaaataagaaaaggtttaaagtcccttgtagtgtatttaatgggttatcgataatgaagtttggtaattcatttggtatactacgggatcatgttatgccttacggaggggtaaggtgtgacatctaaCCTAGCTAAggtttttgggagcaaaaagaaaggggAAAATAGAAGAGTTGGAGTTCTTAGAATTAgctcaattgaggttagtgtaaATTCCTTCCTTTATTTCTCTAATTTCTTTGTTAGGACCATGAATTGAGTTAAGAATTGTTGAAATTTCAACAAAGTATGCATGTTTGGACCTCCCTTAATTTTCAGTAGCCATGAATTGAGGATGGTcttaatgaattttaatggaaTTGAAATGGTGTAGTGATGGTTCATAATGAGTATACAAGTATTAGAACTTTGATTTGTATGTGTGGAGCAAAATTTGAAACTTTGGGAATTAGGatttgagcaaaattagggttttgctaatTTGATAGTGAAttgatgttctaatggtcaatttgtGACCATTTGATAAAGTTTGACCTTAAAATAAAAGCAATTGTGGCATTGAATTGGGAATTAGAGATGCCACCCTCTTGTGCTAGAAATtctagacttgagtccagtgggtttggatagccataacttggcTTGTAtcgcttcaattggtgtaagaccaattagaggtgaaactagggacatgATTCCATATTTTTTATGGAgagaccctgcctagaaaaccaacttaagaTGATAAAAAATTTGCCTAAATCCTGGTATCCtaattctggacctggaaaatgaccaaataaatagtgtttgttcatatggctataactttgtgtagagaagtCCAAATGATCTGCTTTTTAAACCcaaggaaagcttagacaatgtagaagaactttcatgaagaacaaaaacccaaattctgataataacctattcaaattgctagccaaatttaggatactaaaactgctagaatcaaatctgcccagaaaatctgggaatggaccaatctggccagttatggtaaaaataccataacttgagctacaaaactccaaatggagtgattcaaaaagaaaattatagaagacacattaaggaacaactttaatgaagaaagtttagccaaattactactgtagattggtctaatggaacagtaaacctaagtaaccgaatctaaattattggaattacttccaatgaactttgaattgaaattgacaactaatgccaagaaaatgtaaaATCTAAAATGTGTtattttggtgtaattagaactagcatactattaattatgaaaaagtcaatatttttacatgaatagtaaagtgaatagtaaccaccaaacatcaaatgcaaagaactaaACAATTAACTTTGTTAACATACCCTAGTATgtatagtaagattggtttggataggttggcatgccaataggatttcgatagcagtactgtatatggcttcatgccattttgtgatttatggcatATAGTGACATTTTGTGATATAATGACTTTTGGCTATTTTGGTACTATTGATATATTTAGCTTTGTGCCCGATGATTATCATGGCTTGTTAGCCGTTCTATTGCACACTTGGCAGACACAATGTAACTGATAGTGTAACAGCCAGAGGTACTTAGtatctagtgccagtttacccgtttatccagtccagtcaactggtataggttacttaggcaaccaaaataagttttaataatttattaccaaataatgaaaataaaaagtactaaattaataatattactaaTAAAAACCAAATTTCAGTCTGcatgaaataaaaacataatttctgcatatttatttgtttagtttattttattttataatgacACTACTAagttgtattgcttagcgcgtcgcttttgccactcgTGAGTACCGGAGACacagatagagagcccagcagacctcaaaTTGGGTGAGAGTCCAGATTTGCATTGAGTCCAGTGTCTCCTCCACTACAGTGCATTTTGGGAAGGACCATTAGGCTCCATCAAAGATTTAATATTTTGTGTTAGATATTTATTTTGTTATGTAAATTATGGACTTATGTAACTATttgtaattatgtaaattaatgaagtttaGTATTTCATGTATGAATGAATACCATTTTGATTATGtatgaaatgtatgaatgaaGATTTAAGTTTGAAATATTGAAataagaattgagattgagaaaGTTGTACATAATTGAAATTATTGTTGAGACTTTTAACAAGTGGAAATCgtcaaaattattaataaattagagGAAACTCCTTCAGTTTCTCCGACAAAATAATTAGATCCCAACTTAATAAACTAAAAAGTGATAATTAGGAATGTAAGAAGATAAGTTAAGATGCTCCAAAGACCTGTGTGACATGCCTCTTTGACTACCTTTGTGGATGGGTAAGGGCTGTCACAATGGCGTTCCTTGCTCGGCCTACACTGTAAATCGAATAAGGGGCGTTACAGCTAACTTTTATTTAGTCATTACTTATAGACTAAATAATGGTCAGTAAATAGTAATTAATTCCCTCATACCTTACTATTTTACCACGATAATACTAACCAATTACCTATCAATATGTTACTTGGTAATTCTATTGACTAATATTTTGGTTAGCATTTAGTCGATAATTTACCAACTAAACACTGATGGTAGGTAAAAGTTACCTGACTTCATGAGTGGACAATCTGCATTTAGTCAATGTTTAAGTCAGTAAATAGattatcaattaaattctttCTAGAATAGTCAATAATTTTAATAGCTAACCTTTTAATTTCTTGgagtatatgataattaaaaaaatatttttaattatttatttaatttcacgTCATcaaaatttaacatttttaatggaaaagtctgttttttttttttactaatggTGTGAAATTATAGGTATTTATTTATCACAAACTTAAGTTAaactgtaacacctctatttgcatagcctggtatatttcactattccggtgaccggagtcggtccggacaattaagggaattagaaccacacttgagacaactagataagccataaacacaaataattagtaattgtcaattagttaagtataaataagaaaaacagaatataagaagttaaacgagccgagagtcacagcgatgggtgaccttctcgggaaggactgcgaagtcgatttaaactcaaattttgaaccgtaaaatgtgatgctgcggtccttaagactattacaaacacagtggaaaagagaaaatcatgaaaaagaattattaagtcagttaaataattaggtcagggagccgaaagaaatattgaattatttgcaaaccgggttgaactggcgaggggcaatttggtcaattaaccccgagagctgactcctgacctaactatcaaataaaaacggagaaaagaaaattttggagtagagaattaaattaaagaactaatagaaaaataaatgaaaaaaaaaagaaaatgaaaaagtgaagagagatgacatcatgcatgacatcatgtatgatgccataaatattataatgaaaattttatttaacttgatttatggtcttcctaagacataaaaaagaaaagaaaagaaaagaaaaataaaataaaagtcttcttctttccCTAACCTTGCCACCTCACTCTCACTCTCCCTTTCCCTCACCAAAACCTCCAGTAaaactcattttgagcttgatcaaacccacaATTCCACCAAAGAAATTTAAAACTCCAACATTAAACCtttttttcaagctttgatagaggacttgacaacaaaaaaaaaaaaaaaaaaaaaaaaaaaaaaagaaaggaagaggtttgaagggaaagaaaattctacactaaggttagtaaactaaatttgattttttaattgaattaattgtgtttatagcttaactaacttagaaataaacttaaaatgaaataaaaacaattgtgaaggaccaaagggaatttcggCTAGCCTATGAAGGGGGatgaattgcatgagtttgattgcatTAAACTTATTAGAATGCTTGAATGAGATGTAAGAGTATGTTAAGATGTGTTGATTCAATCAAACATaataattagtgtgaattagggttttgcacttagggtttaggaaacaaaatttggaaaaatggtgaaatgatgtgtttgacctagtttgaggtgagaaatggtcatttgtgactaaatgaagtgggttggaagtgttggagttgagtttaaattcggattcaatgtggtcatgctgcaggcagcaggaccaaggtccctttgagggaccaaaactgaaaatttacaagtccaattggtatgaaaccaattgagaatgaaaatggacacaaaatggaacattgttcatctaggaatcatgcttaaaaagtgaccaaaacctagtgaacaaattgaccaaatctgaaaattctcagtttgacctgtacaaatagaccaaatgaacagtgtttgttcatttagccataacttgagttgggcaggtctaaatgacctaaaattctaccagtggacagatgagatatatacttaaaactttcatgaagaacacaaacccaaattatgccattaaccaagtcatttggccactcaaaattggtgacctaaaactgctagaaccagaatttgcccataaatctgggttaagtctaatctggtagccatgattcaaatggctataacttgagttacaaaactccaattggagtgattcaaaaaggagaataaagttaagacaatagggaacattttctatgaagaaaggtttgccaaattctaacaaaaaaataaccaatgaaatagtgcaacttaagacaccaaaactgaaaatttgcaaatttgcctaaaagacttagaatttgagtaaacaaccaaaaccaaccaatttagtgaccaaaatgtgatatgtgggtgaagttggaattcccatacctattaagccttagaaagtcaacaaattgacttgaatagtatagtgaatagtaatctcgaaacacaaaatttaaagaacgccaagtttagcacattagagctaggtaaaagtgaatttaaattaatttttggatttatactaagttataatattgaaacactgtgaaactgtgttttcagtggaaaaaaataccgggaAGGAATCCGAGAtgttgagtcaaggccaaaaggtgactcatataaggtttgtgcacaatgtataatttttgtaaattatcttctgcatattgttttgaataatttgaaatattgaattgtgacattattatgatacttttgatttaaattattggaagttatttttgtatatttgaaatggcaatgtttagtaaatagttaagataagttttgaaaccatagtgtcatgaccatgtatttgaacacctcactagcatgactagtaggggtaatcagtttcaaattttgatttcttctctgactgaagtgttgaggtgtatgcagagaagaagaaattgaatggatatccatatatttgagctagctagccttgtgatgtgacgtctccttagcctctggctattgagattatatttatttcgaatggcatgatataactgtgggttttatgaaatgtgttttgatacttcgaaataaacttatttggattaaaatctcataattcatgttttgtatttaattctcatgtttagtctaatttttgaataagtgtgatttaaattctacataaagattattttagtatgttgtgcaccactgagtcctagtactcgatgGTATTATTCTTtgtcagatttagagactagaggagcagattAAGTCGAGAATTGAGGACTTAcaccttgaagttatcgggtataatttataccccgactgtaaatatttattttgatgtatgtaatgtacgtaaatgtatggacatgtaaaattgatcTTGAGCagctttgtacaaagtttgtataaagtttgtaataaaatttagtttgaattttttttaatgtaaatttttagtatgatgtatatatagattatttatctttaatgaaatatgaatgaatgaaattgattaacagtatcttgatgattgttgaattttaaaacttaagaaattggttgagattgattgtgaatttgaagaagtggttgaaataaataattgaaagtgttttttttcaggaatttgaaaaattgttttctcaaaatacagacggcactctgccaaaatttttataaaatttacggaaaaataaaatgagctaaaaattttaactagtttccaactttaattaaatgttttaatatctatttagaaatactcaccacttataaaaagtaagaaaattgttttaaaatcccttgtagggtacttaatgagttatcggtagatgaagtgtggtagttcattaggtattctacgggatcatgttatgccttacagaggggtaaggtgcgacATAAACTCCCTTATTAAAAATACACAAAAACACataatatgttttttataattttcccctaaaaataattttttttttctcttgctAAAACTTTAATTTGTGTTGATAATtcaataagaaataaaaaattttatattttgttgCATATATGTATTCCATATATGATTATTTCCTATCATAACTCAAGTGGGACTACTTGATCATCTAGAGGGAAAAGGATGAGTGGTTTTAACCTTCATCCCAAATTCAAACATAGAAGGAATTTATTTGCCCATGTTAAAATAAAGAACTAAAAACTCAAATAGATGAAATGGTTTTATTAAATAATGTAATTTTAATATTCATGTTAACAGATATATGGAAAACGAAAAAGAAAGTTAAATTAaagtttttattaattaaatattttttttctcgaAAATGCAGGAAAAAAGAACTATTTGTCTAGGTCATCAGGGTCCAAGTAAATGATTTCAGCTTTTGCAGAAGCTCGTCGAAATCGTATCAACTCTTTCAATCTTTGAAATCCACAATTAAAGCTCTTCCCTTGaatgggcaaaatttcaaatttctcaAGCCTAGTAGAAGTAGCCAGTAAAAACTTCATGAACTCCAATTCTGGCCTCACACCACTAATGAGCTGCATCTTCGCAACCCTGAGCTGGTCTAATGAACAATCTAAGAAGTCTTCAACTCTCAAATGTTCTACTACAGCTTTCATCACAAAATTTGTCTCTCTGAGTGACTACAAAAACATGACAAAATAGTgacattttaaataaataaataaaatgaaagaattaTGTATtaagcaataataataataataataataataataataataataataataataataataatagtatacTTTCATAATTCACCTTGATTGTTAGTTTTTCCAAGTTGGGTGAGCTTCTAATCAAGCAAAGAGCACAGGAGACCTCTTCAATCTTTTCGAAACAGATCCCAGATAGATGAAGAATTCTAAGGTGTTGTAAAGTCTTTGTAAGCCTGTTTTGTACACCTCCCATGGCCAAAAACTTAAAAAGAGCAAATACAAAACAAGTAACATGCACCAAGCAATTAAGCATATGCAATGAACAAGAGATATGATGAAGCAATTAATACTTACcttcaaaaaataattttctacagCCAATTCCTCAATTGCAGGTATACTAGAAGCCATCTCTATCAAATTAGATGTTTTTTTGTCCTTGAAATACTTGGCAATTTCAGCCATCCCATTCAATGAAATTGAAACTACTTGAAGAAGGGGGTATTTTTGAAATTAACAGAATCAAAAGTTCCACGAAAGGATAAATACTTGAGAATGGGAGAACTAAGTCTGAGGCAAAAGAAATGAGGACAATTTTCCAGGGTTAGTTTTTCCAGAAATGGGCAATTGGAGACGAAAATCCCAAACCTTTCAGGAGCAAACACTACGTTCCTCAATTCAAGGCTCACAAGCTTGTCAAATCCTCTGAAAGTATTTGGAGGCTTAAACACACAATTATAAAGATTCAGAATTCTCAGATTCTGAAATGAATAAAAATGATAGGGCAATTTATGATGCTCTCCTGTCCAAATCCGAAGGCAGAAATCTTCAATACCTTTCTTGGACAGGAAATGTAACCAATGATTCATATCAGAAGAGTTTTTGTGATCCAAATCCGTAACAGAGAAGCTGAACTTGATAAGATGTCCATGATGGAGTAATAAAGCTTGGTAAATAGCTGTTGCAAGCTTATTCTTCTCTGTTGGTGACAACTTATAGTTGCTGGGATAATCAAATACAAGTTGTGGAACTGCTAACCATTTATATCTCCATTTTGTTGATAAGATGCATGTCCTTACTGCATCCTTCTGCGGTAGTCGCATCAGAATTTGATTTATTATGTCGTTTGGTAGTTCACTGATACTATCTGAAACAGACCTTGAACTGCAAAAGGTGGTCGTGGTCATTCTTTGACGACTGCCTTGTGAAATCTGTAACAAACCCACCGGAATTCAATTACTTGCATGCTTCATTTGGAAAAtggaatttgaaatttttaagatttatttatttttaatacaaaTTATCTCAAAATGTCCAAGATCAATTCCAGGATCAAATCAGAAGGATCTAATAAATTAGTTTTTTACCTTTTAGTATAAATAAAATCATCGTAAAACAAATTGAGTAATGACTTCCAACGTCTATGCATGAATAATATAGACTTATATAATAAGCAAGTGGATGAGAAAATCAAAACAAATGAATTTGTGGTTAAAAAAAAACTCAGAATTAaaatatgtaaaataattatgaatatTACCAGGGTGCAGGAGAAAGGTTTCTGAAACTATGATCTGAAACTATGATTAGTTGAGTGATGAATCCACAGGGCTAGAAAAGGCGACGAGTGGAGCTTGGGGTTAAATGCCCACCAACTTAAGACTTTGCTGGAGATATGCAGTATAAATTTTTTGCTATTTGTTGCACAACCTCAATTTCAGCATGTTTGCACCAAATAGGAAAGAAATCCACCAATTCATTACAATTTGGAGGATATATTCCCTTTTTTGGACGCAAAGATACCCACAGA from Hevea brasiliensis isolate MT/VB/25A 57/8 unplaced genomic scaffold, ASM3005281v1 Scaf651, whole genome shotgun sequence carries:
- the LOC131177614 gene encoding F-box/FBD/LRR-repeat protein At1g13570-like, translated to MTTTTFCSSRSVSDSISELPNDIINQILMRLPQKDAVRTCILSTKWRYKWLAVPQLVFDYPSNYKLSPTEKNKLATAIYQALLLHHGHLIKFSFSVTDLDHKNSSDMNHWLHFLSKKVSISLNGMAEIAKYFKDKKTSNLIEMASSIPAIEELAVENYFLKFLAMGGVQNRLTKTLQHLRILHLSGICFEKIEEVSCALCLIRSSPNLEKLTIKSLRETNFVMKAVVEHLRVEDFLDCSLDQLRVAKMQLISGVRPELEFMKFLLATSTRLEKFEILPIQGKSFNCGFQRLKELIRFRRASAKAEIIYLDPDDLDK